Proteins from a genomic interval of Streptomyces sp. NBC_01445:
- a CDS encoding cupin domain-containing protein, translating to MPVVRASDAVVHEMHGVRFVSYAKPAAGSKELCAWRAEIPAGTPGVAHTVSREEILHVLSGSLRFTVDGRTDTLAAGDTAIVNPGATLTVENPGDSPAAMWVTTSAGLEAVLADGTRLTPPWAQ from the coding sequence ATGCCAGTCGTCCGCGCATCCGATGCCGTCGTTCACGAGATGCACGGCGTCCGTTTCGTCTCGTACGCCAAACCCGCCGCCGGCAGCAAGGAGCTGTGCGCCTGGCGGGCCGAGATCCCGGCGGGCACCCCGGGCGTCGCCCACACGGTGTCCCGCGAGGAGATCCTGCACGTGCTCAGCGGCAGCCTGCGCTTCACGGTCGACGGGCGCACGGACACGCTCGCCGCGGGCGACACCGCGATCGTCAATCCGGGCGCGACCCTCACCGTCGAGAACCCCGGCGACTCGCCCGCCGCCATGTGGGTCACGACGTCCGCGGGCCTGGAGGCCGTCCTGGCGGACGGCACCCGCCTCACGCCGCCCTGGGCTCAGTAG
- a CDS encoding esterase/lipase family protein: protein MLPRNWKRAVRSLTAALLLTAAATAVPATAHAGTAVSSGWNNYACKPSAAHPRPVVLVHGTFGNSVDNWLVLAPYLVNRGYCVFSLDYGQLPGVPLFNGLGPIDKSAGQLDTFVDKVLAATGAPKADLVGHSQGGMMPRYYLKFLGGAAKVNSLVGIAPDNHGTTLNGLTNLLPYFPGAGDLLTLATPGLADQMAGSPFITKLNQGGDTVPGVHYTVIATKYDEVVTPYGTQFLSGPDVRNVKLQDLCSVDLSEHVAIGTIDRVAFHEVANALDPAHATPTTCVSAVS from the coding sequence ATGCTGCCCCGGAACTGGAAACGTGCGGTCAGATCCCTGACCGCGGCCCTGCTGCTCACGGCCGCGGCCACCGCGGTCCCCGCCACCGCCCACGCCGGCACCGCCGTCAGCAGCGGCTGGAACAACTACGCCTGCAAGCCGTCCGCCGCTCACCCGCGCCCCGTCGTCCTCGTCCACGGCACCTTCGGGAACTCCGTCGACAACTGGCTGGTCCTCGCCCCCTACCTGGTGAACCGCGGCTACTGTGTCTTCTCGCTCGACTACGGACAGTTGCCCGGCGTCCCGCTCTTCAACGGCCTCGGCCCCATCGACAAGTCGGCGGGCCAGCTCGACACCTTCGTCGACAAGGTGCTCGCCGCCACCGGCGCCCCCAAGGCCGACCTCGTCGGCCACTCGCAGGGCGGCATGATGCCCCGCTACTACCTCAAGTTCCTCGGCGGCGCCGCGAAGGTGAACTCCCTCGTCGGCATCGCGCCCGACAACCACGGCACCACCCTGAACGGCCTGACGAACCTCCTGCCGTACTTTCCCGGGGCCGGTGACCTGCTGACCCTCGCCACCCCCGGCCTCGCCGACCAGATGGCGGGCTCCCCGTTCATCACCAAGCTCAACCAGGGCGGGGACACCGTCCCCGGCGTCCACTACACCGTCATCGCGACCAAGTACGACGAGGTCGTCACGCCGTACGGCACCCAGTTCCTGAGCGGCCCCGACGTCCGCAACGTCAAGCTCCAGGACCTGTGCTCCGTCGACCTGTCCGAGCACGTCGCCATCGGCACCATCGACCGCGTCGCCTTCCACGAGGTCGCGAACGCCCTCGACCCGGCCCACGCCACCCCCACCACCTGTGTCTCGGCGGTGAGTTGA
- a CDS encoding DNA polymerase Y family protein: MTTLYVRFLLPPMYEAALPQLIGLLGEFSPTVEALPPDAALVDLGGAVRYFGRDAVELAAVIRVRALALYGVECVIGAGPGPMLARMAARTASPGVTRVVPGDPGAVAEFLAGQPVAALPGVGAATARTLCEYGLDTLGRVAAAPQGTLQRLTTARIGRELHEKARGVDRTRVTPNAATRSTAAERPFPRDELDPYRHRRALLSLADELGARLRDGKQVCRSLTLTVRYADRSTTTRSRTLPEPTGRTTALSTAAYRMYEALGLQRARVRALALRAEGLRPVEGSACQLTFDPADEKARALEAVADRARARFGPGAIVPGRLAA, from the coding sequence ATGACCACTCTGTACGTACGGTTCCTGCTGCCGCCCATGTACGAGGCGGCACTGCCCCAACTGATCGGCCTGCTGGGCGAGTTCAGCCCGACGGTCGAGGCGCTGCCGCCCGACGCCGCCCTCGTGGACCTGGGCGGCGCCGTGCGCTACTTCGGGCGGGACGCCGTCGAACTCGCCGCGGTGATCCGGGTGCGGGCGCTCGCCCTGTACGGGGTGGAGTGCGTGATCGGCGCGGGCCCCGGCCCGATGCTGGCGCGGATGGCCGCGCGGACGGCCTCGCCCGGGGTGACCCGGGTGGTGCCGGGGGACCCCGGCGCCGTGGCGGAGTTCCTCGCCGGGCAGCCGGTCGCCGCGCTGCCCGGCGTCGGCGCCGCCACCGCCCGCACCCTGTGCGAGTACGGGCTCGACACCCTGGGCAGGGTGGCCGCCGCCCCGCAGGGCACCCTGCAACGGCTCACCACCGCCCGTATCGGCCGTGAACTGCACGAGAAGGCGCGTGGCGTCGACCGCACCCGGGTCACACCCAACGCCGCCACGCGGTCCACCGCCGCCGAACGCCCCTTCCCGCGCGACGAACTCGACCCGTACCGGCACCGCCGCGCCCTGCTCTCCCTCGCCGACGAGCTGGGCGCCCGGCTCCGCGACGGGAAGCAGGTGTGCCGCTCGCTGACCCTCACCGTGCGCTACGCCGACCGGTCCACGACGACCCGCAGTCGTACGCTCCCCGAGCCCACCGGGCGCACGACCGCGCTGTCCACGGCCGCGTACCGGATGTACGAGGCGCTCGGCCTGCAGCGGGCCAGGGTGCGGGCGCTCGCTCTGCGGGCGGAGGGGCTCCGCCCGGTCGAGGGTTCCGCCTGCCAGCTGACCTTCGACCCCGCGGACGAGAAGGCGCGGGCGCTGGAGGCGGTGGCCGACCGGGCCCGGGCGCGGTTCGGACCCGGGGCGATCGTGCCCGGGCGGCTCGCGGCGTGA
- a CDS encoding slipin family protein has product MVEELVVAGAAAASAAVICVTAAAARVVQQYERGVVFRLGRLRPDVRGPGFTMIVPFVDRLRKVNMQIVTMPVPAQDGITRDNVTVRVDAVIYFKVVDASEAVVQVEDYRFAVSQMAQTSLRSIIGKSDLDDLLSNREKLNQGLELMIDSPAIGWGVQIDRVEIKDVSLPETMKRSMSRQAEAERERRARIINADAELQASRKLAEAASEMSEQPAALQLRLLQTVVAVAAEKNSTLVLPFPVELLRFLERATPGDAARPPAAERPPIPGPAVSESRQD; this is encoded by the coding sequence ATGGTCGAGGAGCTGGTGGTGGCGGGAGCCGCTGCCGCGTCCGCCGCGGTGATCTGCGTGACGGCTGCGGCGGCGCGCGTCGTCCAACAGTACGAGCGGGGCGTGGTCTTCCGCCTGGGGCGGCTGCGACCGGATGTGCGCGGCCCGGGGTTCACGATGATCGTGCCGTTCGTGGACCGGCTCCGTAAGGTCAACATGCAGATCGTCACGATGCCGGTGCCCGCGCAGGACGGCATCACGCGGGACAACGTCACGGTGCGGGTCGACGCCGTCATCTACTTCAAGGTGGTCGACGCGTCCGAGGCCGTCGTACAGGTGGAGGACTACCGGTTCGCCGTCTCCCAGATGGCGCAGACGTCGCTGCGGTCCATCATCGGCAAGAGCGACCTCGATGACCTTCTCTCGAACCGCGAAAAGCTCAACCAGGGACTCGAGTTGATGATCGACAGCCCGGCCATCGGCTGGGGCGTGCAGATCGACCGCGTCGAGATCAAGGACGTGTCGCTGCCCGAGACCATGAAACGCTCGATGTCGCGGCAGGCCGAGGCCGAGCGCGAGCGGCGCGCCCGGATCATCAACGCGGACGCCGAACTCCAGGCATCCAGGAAGCTCGCCGAGGCGGCCTCGGAGATGTCAGAACAGCCCGCGGCGCTCCAACTGAGACTCCTGCAGACCGTGGTGGCCGTCGCCGCCGAGAAGAACTCGACCCTCGTACTGCCCTTCCCGGTGGAGCTGCTGCGCTTCCTGGAGCGGGCGACGCCGGGGGATGCGGCGCGGCCGCCGGCCGCCGAACGGCCGCCGATTCCCGGCCCAGCGGTATCGGAATCAAGACAGGACTAG
- a CDS encoding DNA polymerase III subunit alpha codes for MPGFTHLHTVSGFSLRYGASHPERLAERASERGMDALALTDRDTLSGSVRFAKACVKAGVRPLFGTDLAVSGPPPAGSPASGRTPAEHRRQPVRGGAFIDESTPRVTFLARDGAIGWASLCRLVTAAHATGETRLTWADNHGDGLTVLLGPGSDVGRALAAGRPDRAAHLLVPWREIYGDALRLEAVHHGREGTGPGSLRLAARTVGFAAEQGIRPVLSNDVRYADPALGPVADVLDAARRLVPVDPRKELDSGERWLKDAGAMLMTAERVVEAAGFRRDAAYRLLEQTNAAAAECRVDPEDDLGLGSVHFPEPRLVGAGRRTAQRVLASRAAAGMLRLGYDRKREYWERMHRELDIIAYHDFATYFLTVSQVVDDVRDMGIRVAARGSGAGSLVNHLLGIAHADPVEHGLLMERFLSKRRSVLPDIDIDVESARRLEVYRAIIGRFGAERVATVSMPETYRVRHAVRDVGAALSMDPADIDRIAKSFPHIRARDARAALEELPELRELAGESRRGGDRYGRMWELVEALDALPRGIAMHPCGVLLSDASLLARTPVMPTSGEGFPMSQFDKEDVEDLGLLKLDVLGVRMQSAMAHAVAETERATGSTVDLDAVAPGDPETYRLIKSTETLGCFQIESPGQRDLVGRLQPATFHDLVVDISLFRPGPVAADMVRPFIEARHGRAPVRYPHRDLEGPLKETYGVVVFHEQIIEIVNIMTGCGRDEADRVRRGLSDPDSQGRIRFWFAQQAAAHGYDAETIARTWEIVEAFGSYGFCKAHAVAFAVPTYQSAWLKAHHPAAFYAGLLTHDPGMYPKRLILADARRRGVPVLPLDVNKSAVAHRIELVSDKGSAGRGSGGHESGGHKEEKWGVRLALSDVHGISEAEAARIEEGQPYSSLLDFWERARPSRPLAQRLAQVGGLDAFGANRRDLQLHLTELHRGTRGSRGARGAQLPLSGGHGTAPAGLPDLGDAERLSAELGVLGMDASRHLMGDHEKFLEELGVLTARRLREVEHGKVVLVAGAKVATQTPPIRSGKRVIFTTLDDGTGLVDLAFFDDAHAACAHTVFHSWLLLVRGTVQRRGPRSLSVVGAAAWNLADLVEVRRRGGLDAVALRLAEPPEQPPSDEDDPVDGRRIRMATGYEMHPWADLRPAGDGQSGPPRKLWHQSPGSAG; via the coding sequence GTGCCAGGGTTCACGCATTTGCACACCGTTTCCGGGTTCTCCCTTCGGTACGGGGCCTCGCACCCGGAGCGGCTGGCCGAGCGTGCCTCCGAACGGGGCATGGACGCGCTCGCCCTCACCGACCGGGACACCCTCTCGGGCTCGGTCAGGTTCGCCAAGGCCTGCGTCAAGGCAGGGGTGCGGCCGCTGTTCGGGACGGACCTCGCGGTGAGCGGACCCCCGCCGGCCGGATCCCCCGCGTCGGGCCGGACCCCGGCCGAGCACCGCAGGCAGCCCGTGCGCGGTGGTGCCTTCATCGACGAGTCGACTCCGCGCGTGACCTTCCTCGCCCGCGACGGAGCCATCGGCTGGGCCTCCCTGTGCCGCCTGGTCACCGCCGCCCACGCCACCGGCGAGACCCGGCTGACCTGGGCGGACAACCACGGCGACGGCCTGACCGTGCTGCTCGGACCCGGGTCCGACGTCGGCCGCGCGCTCGCCGCGGGCCGCCCCGACCGGGCCGCGCACCTCCTCGTCCCCTGGCGGGAGATCTACGGCGACGCCCTGCGCCTCGAAGCCGTCCACCACGGGCGCGAGGGCACGGGCCCCGGATCCCTGCGCCTGGCCGCCCGCACCGTCGGCTTCGCCGCCGAGCAGGGCATCCGCCCCGTCCTCAGCAACGACGTCCGGTACGCCGACCCGGCCCTCGGCCCGGTCGCCGATGTCCTCGACGCCGCGCGCCGCCTCGTCCCGGTCGACCCCCGCAAGGAACTCGACAGCGGCGAGCGCTGGCTGAAGGACGCCGGGGCCATGCTGATGACGGCCGAACGGGTGGTGGAGGCCGCGGGCTTCCGCCGCGACGCCGCGTACCGGCTGCTCGAACAGACCAACGCCGCGGCGGCCGAATGCCGCGTCGACCCCGAGGACGACCTCGGCCTCGGCTCCGTGCACTTCCCCGAACCGCGGCTCGTCGGCGCCGGCCGCCGCACCGCCCAACGGGTCCTCGCGTCGCGGGCGGCGGCGGGGATGCTGCGCCTCGGGTACGACCGGAAGCGGGAGTACTGGGAGCGGATGCACCGCGAGCTGGACATCATCGCGTACCACGACTTCGCCACCTACTTCCTGACGGTGTCCCAAGTCGTCGACGACGTACGGGACATGGGCATCCGGGTCGCCGCGCGCGGCTCCGGTGCCGGGTCCCTGGTCAACCATCTGCTCGGGATCGCACACGCGGACCCGGTCGAACACGGCCTCCTCATGGAGCGGTTCCTGTCCAAGCGCCGCTCCGTCCTGCCCGACATCGACATCGACGTGGAGTCGGCCCGGCGCCTGGAGGTCTACCGGGCGATCATCGGCCGGTTCGGCGCCGAGCGCGTCGCGACCGTCTCGATGCCGGAGACGTACCGCGTCCGCCATGCCGTACGCGATGTGGGCGCGGCCCTGTCCATGGACCCGGCCGACATCGACCGGATCGCCAAGTCCTTCCCGCACATCCGTGCCCGCGACGCGCGGGCCGCGCTGGAGGAACTGCCCGAACTGCGGGAACTGGCAGGGGAGTCCCGGCGGGGCGGGGACAGGTACGGACGCATGTGGGAGCTGGTCGAGGCGCTCGACGCGCTGCCGCGCGGTATCGCCATGCACCCGTGCGGGGTGCTGCTCTCGGACGCCTCGCTGCTCGCCCGTACGCCCGTCATGCCGACCAGCGGCGAGGGCTTTCCCATGTCGCAGTTCGACAAGGAGGACGTCGAGGACCTCGGCCTGCTCAAGCTCGACGTCCTCGGGGTGCGGATGCAGTCGGCGATGGCGCACGCGGTCGCGGAGACCGAGCGGGCGACCGGCTCCACGGTGGACCTGGACGCGGTGGCGCCCGGTGACCCGGAGACGTACCGGCTCATCAAGTCCACCGAGACGCTGGGCTGTTTCCAGATCGAGTCGCCGGGCCAGCGGGACCTGGTGGGACGGCTCCAGCCGGCCACCTTCCACGACCTCGTGGTGGACATCTCGCTGTTCCGCCCGGGACCCGTCGCCGCCGACATGGTGCGGCCGTTCATCGAGGCGCGGCACGGGCGCGCGCCGGTCCGCTATCCACACCGCGACCTGGAGGGACCCCTGAAGGAGACGTACGGGGTCGTCGTCTTCCACGAGCAGATCATCGAGATCGTGAACATCATGACGGGGTGCGGCCGCGACGAGGCGGACCGGGTCAGGAGGGGGCTGTCCGACCCCGATTCGCAGGGGCGCATCCGGTTCTGGTTCGCGCAGCAGGCGGCGGCGCACGGATACGACGCCGAGACCATCGCCCGGACCTGGGAGATCGTCGAGGCCTTCGGGTCGTACGGGTTCTGCAAGGCACACGCCGTCGCCTTCGCGGTGCCGACCTACCAGTCGGCGTGGCTGAAGGCCCATCACCCGGCCGCGTTCTACGCGGGGTTGCTCACCCACGACCCCGGGATGTACCCGAAGCGGCTGATTCTCGCGGACGCGCGGCGGCGCGGGGTGCCGGTCCTTCCGCTGGACGTGAACAAGTCCGCGGTCGCTCACCGTATCGAACTGGTGTCTGATAAAGGGAGTGCCGGTCGCGGAAGTGGTGGTCACGAAAGTGGCGGTCACAAAGAGGAGAAGTGGGGCGTGCGGCTCGCGCTCTCCGACGTGCACGGCATCAGCGAGGCCGAGGCGGCCCGCATCGAGGAGGGGCAGCCCTACTCCTCGCTGCTCGACTTCTGGGAGCGGGCCAGGCCCAGCCGGCCGCTCGCGCAGCGGCTCGCCCAGGTCGGCGGGCTCGACGCGTTCGGCGCCAACCGGCGTGACCTGCAACTCCACTTGACCGAACTGCACCGGGGAACGCGCGGGTCCCGAGGCGCCCGCGGCGCCCAACTGCCCCTGTCCGGCGGCCACGGGACCGCGCCGGCCGGCCTGCCCGACCTCGGCGACGCCGAGCGGCTCAGCGCCGAACTCGGGGTACTCGGGATGGACGCCTCCCGCCATCTCATGGGCGACCACGAGAAGTTCCTCGAGGAGCTGGGAGTGCTGACGGCGCGCCGCCTGCGCGAGGTCGAGCACGGCAAGGTCGTGCTGGTCGCGGGTGCCAAGGTCGCCACGCAGACCCCGCCGATCCGCTCCGGAAAGCGCGTCATCTTCACGACCCTGGACGACGGCACGGGCCTGGTCGACCTGGCCTTCTTCGACGACGCGCACGCCGCGTGCGCGCACACCGTCTTCCACTCGTGGCTGCTCCTGGTCCGCGGCACGGTCCAGCGGCGCGGACCGCGCAGCCTCAGCGTGGTGGGCGCGGCCGCGTGGAACCTCGCGGACCTGGTGGAGGTGCGCCGGCGGGGCGGCCTCGACGCGGTGGCACTGCGCCTGGCGGAGCCGCCCGAACAGCCGCCGTCCGACGAGGACGACCCGGTCGACGGCCGTCGCATCCGCATGGCCACGGGATACGAGATGCACCCCTGGGCGGACCTGCGCCCGGCGGGCGACGGCCAGTCCGGACCACCGCGCAAACTGTGGCACCAGAGCCCAGGGAGCGCAGGATGA
- a CDS encoding lytic polysaccharide monooxygenase, whose protein sequence is MTVRRKAAAFAVAGAVPFALTALAAAPASAHGSMTDPVSRVSACYAEGPESPQSAACKAAVAASGAQAFYDWNAVNIANAAGKSKEIIPDGKLCSAGNDKYKGLDLPRADWPSSPMSAGSHTFHYKGTAPHKGSFELYITKDSYDPAKPLKWSDLEAQPFVKVTDPKMENGDYVFDGDVPARSGRHLIYSIWQRSDSPEAFYTCSDVVFGKDSGAGAAAPAASAPSDQEIADGAGKSSVEHHHGDAGGSAEPQAEESAAPAADAADDSTGGNGPEVKGGAAKPLADENLAETGGDSATPYIAMGGAAVLAIGAATMFASVRRRSVAGGRHSR, encoded by the coding sequence ATGACAGTTCGCCGCAAGGCCGCCGCGTTCGCCGTCGCAGGTGCCGTCCCGTTCGCCCTGACCGCGCTGGCCGCCGCGCCCGCGTCGGCGCACGGCTCGATGACGGATCCGGTCAGCCGCGTCTCCGCCTGCTACGCGGAGGGCCCGGAGAGCCCGCAGTCAGCGGCGTGCAAGGCCGCCGTCGCGGCCAGTGGCGCGCAGGCCTTCTACGACTGGAACGCGGTCAACATCGCGAACGCCGCAGGCAAGTCGAAGGAGATCATCCCCGACGGCAAGCTGTGCAGCGCGGGCAACGACAAGTACAAGGGGCTCGACCTTCCGCGCGCCGACTGGCCGTCGAGCCCGATGTCGGCGGGCAGCCACACCTTCCACTACAAGGGAACGGCCCCGCACAAGGGCTCGTTCGAGCTGTACATCACCAAGGACTCGTACGACCCGGCGAAGCCGCTGAAGTGGTCGGACCTGGAGGCTCAGCCCTTCGTCAAGGTCACCGACCCGAAGATGGAGAACGGCGACTACGTCTTCGACGGTGACGTTCCGGCACGGTCGGGCCGTCACCTCATCTACTCGATCTGGCAGCGCTCCGACTCCCCCGAGGCCTTCTACACCTGCTCCGACGTGGTGTTCGGCAAGGACAGCGGGGCCGGTGCGGCCGCTCCCGCCGCGTCCGCGCCCTCCGACCAGGAGATCGCGGACGGTGCCGGCAAGTCGTCCGTGGAGCACCACCACGGTGACGCCGGGGGCAGCGCCGAGCCGCAGGCCGAGGAGTCCGCGGCCCCCGCTGCCGACGCCGCCGACGACTCGACGGGCGGCAACGGGCCCGAGGTGAAGGGCGGTGCCGCGAAGCCCCTCGCCGACGAGAACCTCGCCGAGACGGGCGGCGACAGCGCCACCCCGTACATCGCGATGGGCGGCGCCGCGGTTCTGGCGATCGGTGCCGCGACAATGTTCGCGTCGGTGCGGCGCCGCTCCGTGGCGGGCGGGCGTCACAGCCGCTGA
- a CDS encoding S1 family peptidase: protein MRIKRTTPRSGIARRARMISVASGLVAIGALTVPTASASDAPVAHTFSATQLTQAGTSVLKSDVPGTAWTVDQKTNQVVVTADSTVSQAEIARIQKAAGSNAGALKIERTPGTFKKLVSGGDAIYASSWRCSLGFNVRSGSTYYFLTAGHCTDGAGTWWSNSSHSTTIGSTAGSSFPGNDYGLVRYSSTGTPPGTVGSQDITGAATPSVGTTVTRRGSTTGIHSGRVTALNATVNYGGGDIVSGLIQTTVCAEPGDSGGPLYGGSTAYGLTSGGSGDCTSGGTTFFQPVTEALSAYGVSVY from the coding sequence GTGAGGATCAAGCGCACCACCCCCCGCAGTGGCATAGCGAGACGCGCCCGGATGATCTCCGTGGCCTCCGGACTCGTCGCCATCGGCGCACTCACCGTCCCCACGGCCAGCGCGTCGGACGCGCCCGTCGCGCACACCTTCAGCGCTACCCAGCTCACCCAGGCCGGCACGTCCGTCCTGAAGTCCGATGTACCCGGCACCGCCTGGACGGTCGACCAGAAGACCAACCAGGTCGTCGTCACCGCCGACAGCACGGTCTCCCAGGCCGAGATCGCCAGGATCCAGAAGGCGGCCGGCAGCAACGCGGGCGCCCTGAAGATCGAGCGCACCCCCGGCACGTTCAAGAAGCTGGTCTCCGGCGGCGACGCCATCTATGCGAGTAGCTGGCGCTGCTCGCTCGGCTTCAACGTCCGCTCGGGCAGCACCTACTACTTCCTGACCGCGGGCCACTGCACCGACGGCGCCGGCACCTGGTGGTCGAACTCGTCCCACTCGACGACCATCGGTTCGACCGCGGGATCCAGTTTCCCGGGCAACGACTACGGCCTCGTCAGGTACAGCAGCACGGGGACCCCGCCCGGAACGGTCGGCAGCCAGGACATCACCGGTGCGGCCACGCCGTCCGTGGGGACCACGGTCACCCGGCGCGGCTCGACCACCGGCATCCACAGCGGCCGCGTCACCGCGCTCAACGCCACCGTGAACTACGGCGGCGGCGACATCGTCTCCGGCCTCATCCAGACCACGGTCTGCGCCGAGCCCGGCGACTCCGGCGGCCCGCTCTACGGCGGCTCGACCGCGTACGGCCTGACCTCCGGCGGCAGCGGCGACTGCACCTCCGGTGGTACGACCTTCTTCCAGCCGGTCACCGAGGCGCTGAGTGCGTACGGAGTGAGCGTCTACTGA
- a CDS encoding DUF1684 domain-containing protein has product MTDDAADAWQQWHEQRTASVSEPYGPLALTGTHWLDDYPEGTLPAIPGKWRADGGQVVLTAAPEDGLTRDGQPLTGEVRLTADARIGLGERRLVAIVREGLWAVRDFDPQSGPRRDFGGIEATAHDPRWTVEGRFTPYEESRTVRVENADGKERGLGLGGELAFSLDGQDLTLQVAVQADGSLWAVFADATSGDGTFRFRFLRPAAPDAEGRTSVDFNRAVLPPCAFADHFVCPFPPPGNTLSVKIEAGERNLVGRHSV; this is encoded by the coding sequence ATGACCGACGACGCAGCCGATGCCTGGCAGCAGTGGCACGAGCAGCGGACCGCATCCGTCTCAGAGCCCTACGGACCGCTCGCCCTCACCGGCACCCACTGGCTGGACGACTATCCGGAAGGCACACTTCCGGCCATTCCCGGGAAGTGGCGGGCCGACGGCGGCCAAGTCGTCCTGACCGCCGCCCCCGAGGACGGACTCACCCGCGACGGACAGCCGCTGACCGGCGAGGTGCGGCTCACGGCCGACGCGCGGATCGGCCTCGGCGAGCGCCGCCTCGTCGCGATCGTGCGCGAAGGCCTGTGGGCCGTACGCGACTTCGACCCGCAGTCGGGGCCGCGACGCGACTTCGGCGGCATCGAGGCCACCGCCCACGACCCCCGCTGGACGGTCGAGGGCCGCTTCACGCCGTACGAGGAGAGCCGCACGGTCCGCGTCGAGAACGCCGACGGCAAGGAGCGCGGCCTCGGCCTCGGCGGTGAACTGGCCTTCTCCCTGGACGGACAGGACCTGACCCTCCAGGTCGCGGTGCAGGCGGACGGCTCGCTGTGGGCCGTGTTCGCCGACGCCACCAGCGGCGACGGGACCTTCCGGTTCCGCTTCCTGCGGCCCGCCGCGCCCGACGCCGAAGGCCGTACGAGCGTCGACTTCAACCGCGCGGTGCTGCCGCCCTGCGCCTTCGCCGACCACTTCGTCTGCCCCTTCCCGCCGCCCGGCAACACCCTGTCGGTCAAGATCGAGGCCGGCGAACGGAACCTCGTCGGCCGCCACTCCGTCTGA
- a CDS encoding MarR family winged helix-turn-helix transcriptional regulator, whose amino-acid sequence MQNSEAMALSAALLSAAGELTQRIHEGVVARGFEGLRPAHGFAFARLSWDGATATDLAAHLGVTKQAASQLVDELVRKGYAERRPHPDDARARLVVMTERGWACARAAEESAADAVRPWVERLGERKARALLDQLTAVAPDGPIRPAW is encoded by the coding sequence GTGCAGAACTCCGAGGCCATGGCCCTGTCCGCCGCCCTGCTCTCCGCCGCCGGCGAGCTGACACAACGCATCCACGAGGGGGTCGTCGCCCGCGGCTTCGAGGGGCTGCGGCCGGCGCACGGATTCGCCTTCGCGCGGCTCTCCTGGGACGGCGCCACCGCCACCGACCTCGCCGCGCATCTGGGGGTCACCAAGCAGGCCGCGAGCCAGCTCGTCGACGAGCTCGTGCGCAAGGGATACGCCGAGCGCCGGCCCCACCCGGACGACGCCCGCGCCCGGCTCGTCGTCATGACCGAACGCGGCTGGGCCTGCGCGCGGGCCGCCGAGGAGTCCGCCGCCGACGCCGTACGGCCGTGGGTCGAGCGGCTCGGCGAGCGCAAGGCCCGCGCTCTGCTTGACCAGTTGACCGCCGTCGCACCCGACGGACCCATCAGGCCCGCCTGGTGA
- a CDS encoding S1 family peptidase, which translates to MKHRRIPKRRAAAVGAGIAALVAAGVTFQTANASTDTPDVAPQTLSIAKAGNLASSLTKDLGADSAGTYYDAKAKHLVVNVLNKDAADVVRAAGAKARVVENSLAELKGARTTLKQDATIPGTSWAVDPATNKVVVTADRTVDTAAWSKLSKVVDGLGSKAELQRTKGEFKPLIAGGDAITGSGGRCSLGFNVVKGGQPYFITAGHCTEAISTWSDSSGQEIGTNEQSSFPDNDFGLVKYTADVAHPSEVDLYNGSSQQITKAGDATVGMKVTRSGSTTQVHDGSVTGLDATVNYGNGDIVNGLIQTDVCAEPGDSGGSLFSGDTAIGLTSGGSGDCSSGGETFFQPVTEALSTFGAEIG; encoded by the coding sequence TTGAAGCACCGACGCATACCCAAGCGGCGTGCCGCCGCGGTAGGAGCGGGCATCGCCGCCCTGGTCGCCGCGGGAGTCACCTTCCAGACTGCGAACGCGAGCACGGACACCCCTGATGTGGCCCCGCAGACCCTGTCGATCGCGAAGGCCGGAAACCTCGCCTCGTCCCTGACCAAGGACCTCGGAGCGGACTCGGCGGGCACGTACTACGACGCGAAGGCCAAGCACCTCGTCGTGAACGTCCTGAACAAGGACGCGGCGGACGTCGTGCGGGCGGCCGGAGCCAAGGCCAGAGTCGTCGAGAACTCCCTGGCCGAACTGAAGGGCGCCCGCACCACCCTGAAGCAGGACGCGACGATCCCCGGCACCTCGTGGGCGGTCGACCCGGCCACCAACAAGGTCGTCGTGACCGCCGACCGCACGGTCGACACGGCCGCGTGGAGCAAGCTGAGCAAGGTCGTCGACGGTCTCGGCTCCAAGGCCGAACTTCAGCGCACCAAGGGGGAGTTCAAGCCCCTCATCGCGGGCGGCGACGCCATCACCGGCAGCGGCGGCCGGTGCTCCCTCGGCTTCAACGTGGTCAAGGGCGGCCAGCCGTACTTCATCACGGCCGGCCACTGCACCGAGGCGATCTCGACCTGGTCGGACTCGAGCGGCCAGGAGATCGGCACGAACGAGCAGTCCAGCTTCCCGGACAACGACTTCGGCCTGGTCAAGTACACCGCCGACGTCGCGCACCCGAGCGAGGTCGACCTCTACAACGGCTCCAGCCAGCAGATCACCAAGGCGGGCGACGCGACCGTCGGCATGAAGGTGACCCGCAGCGGCTCCACGACCCAGGTCCACGACGGCAGCGTCACCGGCCTGGACGCCACCGTGAACTACGGCAACGGCGACATCGTCAACGGCCTCATCCAGACCGACGTCTGCGCCGAGCCCGGCGACAGCGGCGGCTCGCTCTTCTCGGGCGACACCGCGATCGGCCTCACCTCGGGCGGCAGCGGCGACTGCAGCTCCGGCGGGGAGACCTTCTTCCAGCCTGTGACGGAGGCGCTGTCCACGTTCGGCGCCGAGATCGGCTGA